A genome region from Trichosurus vulpecula isolate mTriVul1 chromosome 5, mTriVul1.pri, whole genome shotgun sequence includes the following:
- the LOC118851798 gene encoding C-C chemokine receptor type 3-like produces the protein MATSPTDTSEETTTYDYESWTPCQKMNIKTLGAKFLPPLYSFVFIVGLLGNVMVLLILTKYKRFKSMTNIYLFNLSISDLLFLFTLPFWIHYTRQNDWVFGHTMCKILSGLCYLGLYSEIFFIVLLTIDRYLAVVYAVFALKARTVTFGIFTSIITWGLSALAALPEFIFHESQEDLESHICSPHYPEYNEDKWKHFQALRMNILGLAIPLAIMIICYTGIIKKLLRCRNDKKYKAVRLIFVIMIVFFLFWTPYNLTLLLSAFQASFFGGNCERSKQLDVAMQVTEVIAYTHCCVNPVIYAFVGERFRKYLCHFVRRHIVVHLFNYIPFLPGEKLERASSISPSTGVQELSAAF, from the coding sequence ATGGCAACTTCTCCCACGGACACCAGTGAGGAAACGACCACATATGACTATGAGTCTTGGACGCCTTGCCAAAAGATGAACATTAAGACTTTAGGAGCCAAGTTCCTGCCTCCTCTGTACTCCTTTGTGTTCATTGTGGGTCTACTGGGCAATGTCATGGTGCTGCTGATCCTTACTAAATACAAGAGATTCAAGAGTATGACCAACATCTACCTCTTCAATTTGTCCATTTCAGATCTGCTTTTCCTGTTCACACTTCCCTTCTGGATTCACTATACTAGGCAAAATGACTGGGTTTTTGGTCATACCATGTGTAAGATCCTCTCTGGCCTTTGTTACCTGGGCTTATATAGtgaaatttttttcattgtcCTGTTGACCATTGACAGGTATCTAGCTGTAGTCTATGCTGTGTTTGCCCTGAAAGCCAGGACAGTCACCTTTGGCATCTTCACCAGCATTATCACATGGGGCTTGTCAGCACTGGCAGCTCTTCCTGAGTTTATCTTCCACGAGTCCCAGGAGGACCTGGAGAGTCATATATGTAGCCCTCATTATCCTGAGTATAATGAAGACAAATGGAAGCATTTCCAGGCTCTGAGAATGAACATCTTGGGACTTGCTATTCCATTGGCCATCATGATCATTTGCTACACAGGAATCATCAAAAAACTGCTCAGATGTCGTAATGACAAGAAGTATAAGGCAGTCAGACTCATCTTTGTCATCAtgattgtcttctttcttttctggacACCTTATAACCTCACTcttcttctctctgcctttcaAGCATCTTTCTTTGGGGGGAACTGTGAGAGGAGCAAACAACTGGATGTAGCAATGCAAGTGACTGAAGTGATCGCTTACACTCATTGTTGTGTCAACCCCGTGATTTATGCATTTGTTGGGGAACGATTCCGGAAGTACCTCTGTCACTTTGTCCGCAGACATATTGTAGTTCATCTGTTCAACTATATTCCATTCCTGCCTGGTGAGAAACTGGAACGAGCCAGCTCTATTTCCCCATCCACAGGGGTGCAGGAGCTTTCTGCTGCATTTTAG